The nucleotide window AAACAAACCGACCTtcggatgtcgcttttattaaaagtaattagatttaataaaaaataccaacgtcatgaggtcggtatcaaattaaattttaagataaataaaagtaatcatgctaattaaataatattgacatcgggaggtcggtattttatattaaattattttttaacttgtataaaaccgtcattcggaagacgatttatttaaagttaattgaaaatattaatttattacatactatttaattttaccgacttccgaaagtcggtattataatttttttgttttttattttacacaaaatcgtcctccggaagacgatttaaataaaattaaatcaaaatatttctcaattttattttttatatttaattgagaaaataataccgacattaagaggtcggtttttattgtaattcattttatgGGAAAAATTCCaacctcctgaggtcggaatttggttttcccgctttattttgcataagtAGTCGGTTTTCATATCAACGTAATTTCatagtatacaaaattgttataggtgtaaaatgaaCCGACTTCCGGATGTcacttttaaaagtaatagatgaaataaaaataccgacctccggatgtcgcttttaaaagtaatagatgaaataaaaataccgacctccagatgtcacttttaaaagtaaaaaataccgacctccggatgtcactttaattaatagtaattagaaaaaatacCGACTTCATGAGGTctgtattttaattacatactattaattttacagacattcggaagtcggtattataaccGACATCAAGAagtcggtttttatgcaaaataaccaaatttcgacctcaggaggtcgaAATTTTTCCCAGAAATAAAAACCGaactcttgatgtcggtattattttctcaattaaatataaaaaataccgacctcatgaggtcggtattttatattaatttattttttacatactatttaattttactgaCATACGGAGTCggtattatttgtttttatatttaattgagatttatttgtttaataccgacatcaagaggtcagtttttattttaattcatttttttcgggAAAAATTCCGATCTCCAGAGCTCGAAATTTGGTTTTTCcactttattttgcataaaaaccgactacttgtaaataccgaTCTGTGAAGGTCGGAAATTACCGACCTACATTTGAGGTCGAAAATTTTTAAATCGATATTCACTGTTTTCTTAGTAGTGGAAAAAATATACAGGAGAAATAAGGTACTATAACTAGGAGGAGTTATAGGTTGTCAATTTGTAAAGGAGAATAATGTAGCCTTAGTGGCAATTATTTAAAGACTGACAATTGTTGCTCAATTATAAGGAAGATGGTGGATAACTGACAATTTTTGCAATAACTGCCGGTTATCGGTTAGAGTTATGGAGATATTAGTTATGCAGGATTAACTTATGTAGGCATTAATTTTGCagaatttaattatataaaatttagttATGTGAATATTAACAGTGTAGATATTCGTTAtgcatataatatttaattatataaaaattacaataCATGAATTACTGacttttaaatattgaatttgttgtaaattaatatatattatttacaaaataataatacatgttaattaaatatgtGGAATACATTGAATAATATATAGTGCTAATATTTGATTAGCATGTGTGCAGTCAAAATGTATACAATCCAAtttctaatattaataaaatatttatatttacataaataaataaaaattgtacgTATACTGTCCTTatataataagaaataaaaaaacaaacatgTTAGGAAAACAGTAAAgttctcaataaaaataatgtaatagGGTAAATgtgtaatttactattttaatacgTGTATAACTAATATGcacataacttattccaccttTTACCTCGcataatttatatatagattctcataagttatgttggtattaattatgtaggaCTACAAAAAATTCAACCAAACACTATATAAACTTATAcataaataacttttatacaatatttagaATCCTACCAACAAAATATGGTATAAGTTGTGTTGATTTTTATACCTAATACAAAACttctaccaaacatagtaaAACCAATACAactttttatacatgaataagatGTATCTTATACCATATTATAACTAAGCGACCCCTAATTACTCAAATGATAAGATAAAAGAGACTATATTTCGGTAGTGTAGATAATAAGATTTGTATcgaaaaataatagaaaaatatcataataatcatagtatttgattttaaatatagTGGATATATAATTTTTGCTAATCATCCTAGTCttcttttaaaaagtaaactcAAGGACCTTTGAGTTTAATATTGAATTTAGTAGACTTGTGCTTGAAATCAACAATCTTTAAGCTTTTTCTTGAAATATCGTTTTGATCCCTAGAACTTTTAGAGAAATACTTGGTGAATGTTTGTGGATTGTAGAGAACTCTGAAGTGTTTGATGCATGAGCTCTTCCTAACTTCTTGTTATAAGTTTGGTGTCTTTTCTTAatgatgaaatttttatttatagttgTGGAATGGAAGAGTTGTGATGAAAAAGAACTCTTAGTCAATCAGATTTAAGCTGACatgaaaatatttgattgattaaAACATGTCACTTATACACACGAGACATTTGCACTGATCATTAGATTTGACCAGATATGTTGTGTCATTTTAATATGTGGCATAATTCTATTGACTCCTCTATTTTGACTTGGCATGACACGTGATATCAAATTGGGCCTCCAGAATAAGATGATATTTTGAGCTTAGGAAAGTAGATTCATTATTTGTAATCCAATTTGATGAATTAGCCCAACAAAATTGgattctaattttaaaaagtcattACACTTAATTAATCCACAATATTTATCTagactaatatatatatatatattaaatttaatataattcaatttttttataaaattaaattcaataaaattacaCTATCCACtggtaaaattaattttactatGGCTCCAAGCATTAATTTTTATCTCAAGTATATCTCTAAACAGTTAACAAAGTTCAAATTTAATCCTCCCACTAATGGTAAAAGCCGCGTAAAGATGTaattacacattttttttacttgcTTAGAGGTATATTTGAGACCAAAAAAATGTTAGAAGCTTCTATGAGTcaataaattaatgaaatatatatatgactaATGACAAacgtaaaaaaaattaccttcattcaaattcaataaGAAGCAAGAGGTTTTGGACAAGTGTTGATAATCCTCAATTCTATTTTGATCATTCATTTCGactctttttcctttcttgtGATCAAACACACTCAAGCTCCAAACAAAGTTTGCTATGGCtattttagttcttgaatttcaTGAAGTGAAACTAATAAttgcaaaaaaacaaaaagcacATTCACTACATTGCTTTATCACTTTctccataaaattcaaatagttaattatagtcccaaaaaaatagaatatctaagaaaaagtattattaaaaggacattttgaatGACGAAAGTTGTcagaaaaaaattcagaattgaTAAGAGGAAAAACCTACTCACATTTTAATGtttataacaaatcaaatattacatcaaaataattaatttaaagatttttttaattttaattaactacAATTAAGGGTTTGTTTGAAgatttattttgtaattgaattTGATACGATTACTAAGGTAGTAATTacactatataataattataaagttttatttgtttattataataACATAACTATAATGTAACTACAAATGTCATGGTTGGAGATTTTTAGGGTTCTTTCTTTCCTCTTTACATTACTTTAATTCTGGTATGAATTTTCTTCAAGCCATACAATTGTTATTTGAATTATAAGCAACTAGAACTTAAGAAAAACATCCCCCCTTAAACAAGACTTTTTTAATAACTATATTATCATACAAGTCCATTTTTTTTCCTCCAAGAGTCAAATATTGACGAGTTTCTTCACCAAAAAAAGGTAACTCTAAGTATGAGAGAAAGTCAGTCAGGTGTTTCCTAACAATATtcttaaaactaaaaaagaaatgttGGAAGTATTATTAGactaaaaagtgaaaaaaaataaaaaattgaatcattTTTCATACGTtagagatatttttttaatcctttttcCCATAGTAATAAAGATCATAGGGAAATGAGGAGGAAAAAACAAATGGAAAGGGGTGGTGTGAAATCCTGTGCCATAAACAAACAGTAGCAGACATGGTAGCAGGTTCTTGTGAGTTATCCTCAACTGATAAGTTGGCCATGAATGGTTGCTTTCCATTATTTGTCTACTCTTGGTGTACGTAAGCTCTAACGAATGTGAAATAGACATAACGAGCAGAAAAACCCACCCACCCCTTCCCCATTTAatgttttgataaaattaatttcgtGGAACTAGTGGTGGATTCAAGAATTTTCTCTAAGAGGTTcgaaatataaaaagtaaacaCACAAGAGGTTCAAGGGTTTCAACATGTgttatatatatacctaaaatataatattaactatgtattaattaataatataattctcTGTCAATTTCTTGTTAGCTCCGCCCCTATGTGGGGCAaccaaaattttttattttctggaCTACTCTTCTCATTTCCACATGCATTTACAAGTAgggtatatatgtaactacaaTTATTatgttctttatgttttttaaagaaGTAAAAAGGAGTTCTCTTTTTCCATTATAGGCCAGTGATATAGTTAGGTCTTAACTAACAAATTTTAATACTTAGagaagtaaataatttttttttttggggggagggAGGGGGGTGGGGATATCTACTAAAGTATCAAATGAACATATTGAGTTTAATTTAAACGaattaaaatgaatttagtTAATAAGAGTTAACTATTGGCTGAAAtggaatgggtcaaaatggaCTAATTTATGGATTATAGCCCAACATGTTCAACTCTAATCAagatttcatatatttattttcttataatattttacttacctaataaaataattttactttattataattatatataacatatgaaacaaaaaaagttcTTTAAAGTATGTTAACAAAGTTTTTCATGGGTTAATTTAGACTATATTATGCAATTTAAATAGGCCGAGTTAATAAATGAGTAAGTAATATTTTCATGGATATTTCGACACTTGTAGATTCAACaaataatgtgtatatatattagaGGGGATCAATTTTCCAAGCTAAGAGAATACACTTTGTACAGCATAATAATGTAAATAGAAAATGAAATTCATAAGCTTTAGTGACAACGATGTATGCAGGTATGTCATGCACAATCATGGATGTATCTTGTATTTTGAGCCTCAACTCTCAAATACTCCTGTCTAAACAAGATTCAATCTTGACTATAGCAACAAACTTTTATATTTCTTCTCTTATAAATCTTTGAAGTTTTTATACCTCCCTTAAAACATACCCTTAATCATTAAGGGCTCGCCTTGGTGTAAATGATAAGGGATAACTAATTAGAGAATTAATTTTAGGATGAgtttataatatatttgattgggataatatttttaaaatagttaatcCCTAACTTGTTCCTGACCAAACAAGCATAAGTATTTGTCTAAACTAttcatcacttttttttaaaacgtcTCACTTAATTAACACTCTATGGTGAGGGGAAAAAAGAAGTTATATAGAAGGGGGAAAACATTTTAGGTGTGGTTGTTGGGGGCCTAAGGCTTAAAGTCTGTCCCATGTCCTGCAGCTAAATAGATCTTTGGGTTTTGGGAGTAAAGATTTTAGCATTCAATGTTTGTGTAGAAAATATTGGGCATCTCACATCAATACCAAACACTTTAAAGAGGGCCACAAAATATTTAACCAAGTGATGTGTTGTCTCTTTATGTACAGTATTGGTGGGTGCTAAATAAGTACAGGTCCTTTTTGGAGTGGAGTTTATTAGATAGATCATATCATGTATAATGTCCTGCTCCAACAACATCACTATTTTCTCCAACAGCCTTTTTGCCATTGTCTTTATGCACTTGGGGTCCCTCCTTTGCAATCATATACCTTTCATCTATCATAACTTCATTATCTcttcttatattatttatatattgcttcaactaaaaaTGTAGAGGTCATTATTcatattttgacattttaagTTAGTAGAGTATCAATAATACTAAATGTTGATTAGCAAAGGGCTAAAGAAACTTTCTGTTTATGAGTTGGTATGAATCAACAGGTAATGGGGTTAAGCTTTTACATAAATAATGTTTTAGACATCAATTAACTTGACGGAAATTCATGTTGTTTGGCTGTATTAGCAAATCATTTTGTCTTACAAAAATTATGTTCTTCTCCACATCTAGtctcttgaaaaaaaaactttattatcattaattaaattgGTTGCAACTTGATTTGAACATATCCTCAGCCTCGCCTAACCATTGGATCATTTGGCACTGATATCACTTGTTCAGATAGAAATAATCAAGACGTTATGCGAAATCTAATAATTTACAAATCATGTCAGCAATAAGTCAGACAACAAAGAGAAGTaaagaaaactattttaaagAAGCATATAATATATTGATATGATTTGACTAATTGATCTACATATGAGAAAACTAATATGAATGAAAGCATAATACaattgagagaaaatattcTTCCAAACAAGACTCTTTAATGACTACTTGTGAATGTTATTGTATTATGGTATTAGAAGAAATGATCTATAAATAAAGGTCCAAAACTTCTCCAAGAAATCTTTTGTACCAAAGAAAACCTTTTGAATTAAAACACAATTGGGTAAAATCCAAATAAGTTAGGAAATTCAAGGTAACCCCTAACAAAATCTTTCCACTAAAACCAAGCCAAAACCACTTCTCTCGTTGGTTAAAATTGCAATTTTGGAATCCAACTTCCAATGGAGTGAGAGGTTTTGATAAGGCAAGTTGATGATGGATCTAAGATGCAgaaaaaagtcttttttattattaaaaataaataaaatctttcTCAGCTAGTGACGAAGAGAATAGAGAGAGACTTAAAGTGAATGGAAACACTAATGCTAGGTAGACAAGCTTAGATTGGGTGTTTTGTTCATTTGTTACTTTGATTTAGACTTTTGGCATGTGTCCTCTCTACCAAGCATGTGCTTATATTTTGACCCAAAGCTTGAGTCTTTGTTTCTACAAACCTTTCTTTTCTAATAATTCTCAACACCCTTTTATTTAAACAATGATATGATGTGTCTATGAATCCTTGCACATGAGTTAGTGACATGATACTTAGCAACTCATTATTAATGGATCTTCTTGACTTTTGGCCAGCTAAAAGGGTGGCACATAAACTAGTGAGACTCCTAGATGGAGACAACTTAGGGGGAAAAGGGTTTTCCACAATACACGAGCCAAATATCTATAGATTGTGATTTTGTATAAAAATTTCTACCACAAAAGCCATGCATTAAAGTAAGAGATCACTCCAACCATCCCCATCAAGATCCTAAACTTGCTCTTTGCACACATGCAACTAGTTACAATCATTTCTCtgttctttttctcttcttttaactacaagaaaaaaaaatgcagattACCCTCAACTGTCTAGAGGAaaagaaacatatataaaagaaacaTGTATTTGAGTTTACATATTGACTAAAAATTAGAAGAGGTACATGCCATATATGATCCCTAATATGTTTTAGAGTAAAACAACTTGCTTCTCTAAAGGTCTTCTTCTTAGTCCCAACCCTGCATATAAATCAGAACTCTACCACAACATGAATTCCAACCAATTATCTTTTGACACACTACCTACCACAAGGTCAccaaaatcaataaaaacaaaGGTTAATTTTAGCCATAATAACATTAcataacaagaacaaaaaaaaaataacaatttcttTCCATTAAAAAAGTTCCACCTTTGAGGCTAAGGTAGCATCAACAAAAATAGCAATTATTTCCATTCAAAAAGAGTCCTATAAGCAATTTGCCATGAACAACAAACATGTAGTAAATGATTGGATTGGATCATTCTAAAATATTTCCCaataatagaacaaagaaaGTACACACTCATCATTTGTGAGTTACCACCACTCCACCTCCTGAAACAAACTACATGCATTTTCATTCAAccaattatttcaattttacaaTAGACATAAAAAGAAGTGGTATCCTATTTACTCCACAAAAGCAAAACAATTAAGAAAAGATCAACATCAACCTCAATAGCAGGAGAAAAAAAGGGGTAGTTTACCAAAAGAGATAAGCATGGATCACACTTGACAAATAAACAGAGTTTTCAAACAAGAACAATGTGAAATTTCTATAGTAGTATCAGTAGCTAATTGAACTTCGTAAATAAAAGTAGTAGAATAGAGGAAAAGAGAGCCCTTTTGTTTTAGCCTCTGGCAGTCAGCAAAGAAGGAATAGCTGCCAAATTAGGAGTAGTAGCATTCTTATTTGATGCACCTCTTTTCCcatttgatgatgatgatgtctTACTGAAAGCTCTCATTGGACTTGCAAATGCCCATCCCCAAGAACTTCTGTTCCTTCCATGTACAAgctgctgttgttgttgttgtcccACAGGAGCTATGCTGGATTTCCCATTCATATTTTCCTCAGATGAAACCCAATGagatgaagatgatgaagatgatgatgaagaagttATCATAAAACCACTGAATAGTCCACCACAtctaactctttctttgataCAATCTTGCCCTGCCCCTGCTGCTGCTGCACCACTGTTTCTGTGATGAATTTTAGACTTGTTATTGCCTTCTCTTTGAGACTCAACTCTTCTCAAAGTACAATCTCCAaaaccagttgagattctttcAAAGAAATCACCTGAAAAGCTTCTGCTTCCACAGCCAACAGATCTAGATCTAGATACTTTTCTATCAACTGCAGGACTACTCTCATTTTCATTCTCTTCCACCACAACaaactcttcttctttcttctttgacCTCATAGAACCAT belongs to Solanum stenotomum isolate F172 chromosome 1, ASM1918654v1, whole genome shotgun sequence and includes:
- the LOC125853805 gene encoding uncharacterized protein LOC125853805 → MVMEGIEEDMGDGNMICTNHPYKNNTPGGICAFCLQEKLGKLVSSSFPSAIFPSSSSSSTPSFRSDHFAVPTTSTTTTTTTTTSTLPSLQTNQTNNNNQTNVCNNHYGKMRKSRMPFLLSSHYSKKKKDGGNSNGSVIATMKRSKSTTIPRNGMHFLNEEEEDNNTPHRRRFWSFLYYSSSSKQQHSKKTERNMTFPSVGNGSMRSKKKEEEFVVVEENENESSPAVDRKVSRSRSVGCGSRSFSGDFFERISTGFGDCTLRRVESQREGNNKSKIHHRNSGAAAAGAGQDCIKERVRCGGLFSGFMITSSSSSSSSSSHWVSSEENMNGKSSIAPVGQQQQQQLVHGRNRSSWGWAFASPMRAFSKTSSSSNGKRGASNKNATTPNLAAIPSLLTARG